A DNA window from Mya arenaria isolate MELC-2E11 chromosome 17, ASM2691426v1 contains the following coding sequences:
- the LOC128223357 gene encoding uncharacterized protein LOC128223357, which yields MAAYRTFASPESQNWLKQWRAVFITRKAILPSVTSKSCNLHYDILQTASNEQSCSSDHGHISDRKQIPCRFHEKLRNEIISIHTRKKPSWGNASTDTWRDSFPIAKLFMQSAGYDDKTSFDEIDFNGLAAFMFNCGKYTPTVKTLSDETRKYVNKIRHMPDLCASALTDQATTECIDSMLALLNDPDFQGDPEILEAIKQLDELKTKSIDPNSELLKYIIEDTTIRGIQEINELASAKEGKYSEHASEIKGDIEKLSDMLMSSINEQGESVINDITKTFERAKREMSEFIGCEQQKIMNERGEQREAKLTKAKSDLHQQLLNHYQATSVRLNIRLDIDAAIEDIYEKPKLILKNNKDKDGKIKDKEISEMNDMFLSENGTMAKTVFVVGGPGQGKSSLCKKIVHGWCELKKDGNEKTEKDNMLSQFGFLFYVRLREAADQCKIKDMIIQCLIEQIHSDDKESKELLSDILKSECCLLLLDGLDEWTHCLKCKRDERIPHVETGWRNCTTLITTRPYKLAELKMTRLQLGNHVLLEGVRSPKELVRRILEELEEYQEIKRPNTCVQDLKTKGLWHFSDVPIVLVQIVWLWYRDQLKANMSLPEVYEKIVKERWCEMNDKKKIEDSELPEEFLYSLGKLAFNKLFSANEDESIVFGIAQGQLDDKYQRESLESGIMSCSSKRGERMASYQFLHKTLQEYFSALYLAKSSRSDLLKHCQHVQVVYRHNRREGVLNMRQMFLFLCGMNITAAEVFSKSLNELFTAYSERDGYSTKKARDFQDMILQGYEEAERSRHTTAEFCLQHVVLDCDEYDFYDDDDDDDDDDDDDDDDDDDDNDDDDDDDDDDRLRKQKSILKQCLDKRKSTIVSLYITKKSRLSSLSSSLQDSNDPSVLDLEICKNLKFVVLVNVPYKDINQMNLNGLLECQIEFDHLQPANKLVSSFLSSDLTCLKTLKLYNIGWESKADEIISKLQNIEQLSVTWKERSPNDSKFDLERLRHLEHLNELSLKRLALSDVVNLQMLDLHKLTVGFETQVRAPQLMAALLAQSDDSQSPNLDGRLFFLRNVTLEKLIMSAGEFRRLVSIVIQSGHSVNCMLSTCTIEPEEEVKQLQVEMETHPALQMVALQAASADYTTQITLRDTTMSAGVFRHLVSIVIQSGHSVNCKLWGCTIEPEEEVRQLQVELENQPALQMVALQPVSADHTTHLTLLDTTVSTGVFRCLVSIVIQAGHSVNCMIFECTIKPEEDVRQLQLEMENQPALQMVALQPVSADYTTQITLHDTTMSAGVFKRLVSIVVQSGHFVNCMLSGFTIEPEKEVSQLQVEMENQPALQMVALQAVSADYATNITLQDMTMSAGVFKRLVSIVIQSGHSVNCQLLSCTIKPEEENRQLKVEMENQPALQMVALQHVSADHTTHLTLQDTTMSTGVFRCLVSIVIQSGHSVNCMLFECTIKPEEDVKQLQVEMENHPAVKLLTPFRLDVRNKWFIAFHVNVKESTEPEVTLQASGRDSSSSVASPEPEVFLQAPESNSHISLGTFH from the exons ATGGCGGCATATAGGACATTCGCAAGCCCAGAGTCCCAAAACTGGCTAAAACAGTGGAGGGCCGTCTTCATTACGAGGAAAGCCATCCTGCCTTCTGTCACGTCAAAGTCTTGCAATCTGCATTATGATATTCTCCAGACGGCATCGAATGAGCAGTCTTGTTCATCAGACCATGGTCATATATCTGACCGGAAACAAATACCTTGTCGATTTCATGAAAAACTTCGAAATGAAATCATATCCATACACACAAGAAAGAAACCTTCATGGGGAAACGCTTCGACTGACACATGGCGAGACTCGTTTCCTATCGCCAAGTTATTCATGCAGTCAGCTGGATATGAtgataaaacttcatttgaTGAAATTGACTTCAACGGACTTGCAGCCTTTATGTTTAACTGCGGGAAATACACACCCACTGTGAAAACACTATCTGACGAG ACTCGGAAGTACGTGAACAAGATCCGGCATATGCCAGACTTATGCGCAAGTGCTCTGACAGACCAGGCCACCACTGAGTGTATAGACAGCATGCTTGCGTTGCTGAACGACCCAGATTTTCAGGGAGATCCAGAAATACTGGAAGCAATCAAACAGCTAGATGAG TTGAAGACCAAATCTATAGATCCCAACTCGGaattgctgaaatatattattgaagATACTACAATCAGAGgcattcaagaaataaatgAACTTGCTTCTGCTAAAGAAGGCAAATACAGCGAACACGCAAGTGAGATAAAGGGTGACATTGAGAAACTCAGCGATATGTTAATGTCCAGTATAAACGAACAAGGTGAGAGTGTCATTAAcgatataacaaaaacatttgagaGGGCAAAACGCGAAATGAGCGAATTTATTGGATGTGAACAACAAAAGATAATGAACGAAAGAGGGGAACAAAGGGAGGCCAAATTAACAAAAGCAAAGTCAG ATTTACACCAACAATTGCTCAATCATTACCAGGCAACGTCTGTCCGATTGAACATCCGATTGGACATCGACGCAGCCATAGAAGACATTTATGAAAAGCCCAAACTTATATTGAAGAACAATAAAGACAAAGATggaaaaataaaagataaagaaatatcagAAATGAATGATATGTTTCTGAGTGAAAATGGCACGATGGCTAAAACAGTATTCGTGGTGGGCGGACCGGGCCAGGGCAAGTCCTCGCTGTGTAAAAAGATTGTCCATGGCTGGTGCGAACTGAAAAAGGACGGAAATGAGAAGACAGAGAAAGACAACATGTTAAGCCAGTTCGGGTTCTTATTCTACGTAAGGCTCCGAGAGGCTGCTGATCAATGCAAAATCAAAGATATGATAATACAATGTTTGATTGAACAGATTCATTCAGATGATAAAGAGTCAAAAGAGTTGTTAtcagatattttgaaatcagaatGTTGCCTTCTTCTGCTTGATGGCTTAGACGAGTGGACACATTGTCTCAAATGTAAGCGTGATGAACGAATTCCTCATGTTGAAACAGGTTGGAGGAACTGTACAACATTAATAACAACACGACCATACAAACTAGCGGAGTTGAAAATGACCCGCTTACAACTCGGCAATCATGTGCTGTTGGAGGGCGTTCGATCACCTAAGGAACTTGTTCGGAGAATACTTGAGGAGTTGGAGGAATATCAAGAAATAAAACGTCCAAATACCTGCGTTCAAGACCTCAAAACAAAAGGACTGTGGCATTTCAGCGATGTTCCAATCGTGCTTGTTCAAATTGTTTGGCTCTGGTACAGAGACCAGCTAAAGGCAAACATGTCTCTGCCTGAAGTTTACGAGAAAATAGTAAAAGAAAGGTGGTGTGAAATGAACGACAAGAAAAAGATAGAGGACAGCGAACTTCCAGAGGAATTTCTTTATTCTTTGGGCAAATTAGCTTTCAATAAACTGTTTTCAGCAAATGAGGACGAGTCCATTGTTTTTGGCATTGCACAGGGTCAGTTAGATGATAAATACCAACGAGAATCTCTTGAGTCTGGCATCATGTCCTGTAGTAGTAAAAGAGGTGAAAGAATGGCGTCTTATCAATTTTTGCACAAAACGCTTCAAGAATACTTTTCAGCATTGTATTTGGCGAAAAGCAGCAGATCAGATTTGCTCAAACATTGTCAACACGTTCAAGTCGTGTATAGACATAACAGGAGGGAAGGTGTGCTTAACATGCGTCAAATGTTCCTGTTTCTATGCGGCATGAATATTACTGCTGCTGAAGTGTTTTCGAAGTCATTAAATGAACTTTTTACTGCATACTCTGAAAGAGACGGATATTCAACCAAGAAAGCAAGAGATTTCCAGGATATGATACTGCAAGGCTACGAGGAGGCAGAGAGAAGCAGACACACCACAGCGGAGTTCTGCCTGCAGCATGTTGTCCTTGATTGTGATGAGTATGatttttatgatgatgatgatgatgatgatgatgatgatgatgatgatgatgatgatgatgatgatgacaatgatgatgatgatgatgatgatgatgatgatcgaTTACGAAAACAGAAgtcaatattgaaacaatgcttggataaaagaaaatcaactaTTGTATCATTATACATAACGAAAAAAAGCCGCCTCTCTTCTTTGTCTTCTTCTCTTCAGGACAGCAATGATCCAAGTGTTCTAGATTTAGAGATTTGCAAGAATCTAAAATTTGTTGTTTTAGTGAATGTGCCATATAAAGATATCAACCAAATGAATTTGAATGGATTATTAGAATGCCAGATAGAATTCGATCATCTTCAACCAGCTAATAAACTAGTATCGTCATTTCTATCCTCagatttaacatgtttgaaaacaCTCAAATTGTACAACATAGGCTGGGAAAGTAAAGCTGACGAAATAATATCCaaacttcaaaatattgaacaacTAAGCGTAACATGGAAGGAACGTTCCCCAAATGATTCAAAATTCGACCTTGAGCGCCTTCGACATCTCGAACACCTCAACGAACTCTCATTAAAGCGACTTGCTTTGTCCGACGTTGTTAATCTACAGATGCTCGATCTTCACAAGTTAACGGTCGGCTTTGAAACACAAGTACGAGCACCACAGTTGATGGCGGCGTTACTAGCACAAAGTGACGATTCACAAAGTCCAAATCTG GATGGGCGCCTTTTTTTCCTTAGGAATGTTACATTGGAAAAACTGATCATGTCAGCAGGAGAGTTCAGACGTCTCGTTAGTATTgtgatacagtcgggacattctGTGAACTGCATGTTATCGACCTGTACAATAGAGCCTGAGGAGGAAGTGAAACAGCTGCAGGTGGAGATGGAGACCCACCCCGCTCTTCAGATGGTTGCTCTACAGGCCGCCTCAGCTGACTATACAACACAAATTACATTACGTGATACGACCATGTCAGCAGGAGTGTTCAGACATCTCGTTAGTATTgtgatacagtcgggacattctGTGAACTGCAAGTTATGGGGCTGTACAATAGAGCCTGAGGAGGAAGTAAGACAGCTGCAGGTGGAGTTGGAGAACCAGCCCGCTCTTCAAATGGTTGCTCTGCAGCCCGTCTCAGCTGACCATACAACACACCTTACATTACTGGATACGACCGTGTCAACAGGAGTGTTCAGATGTCTCGTTAGTATTGTGATACAGGCGGGACATTCTGTGAACTGTATGATATTTGAATGTACAATAAAGCCTGAAGAGGACGTGAGACAGCTGCAGTTGGAGATGGAGAACCAGCCCGCTCTTCAAATGGTTGCTCTACAGCCCGTCTCAGCTGACTATACAACacaaattacattacatgatacGACCATGTCAGCAGGGGTGTTCAAACGTCTCGTTAGTATTGTGGTACAGTCGGGACATTTTGTGAACTGTATGTTATCGGGCTTTACAATAGAGCCTGAGAAGGAAGTTAGCCAGCTGCAggtggagatggagaaccagCCCGCTCTTCAAATGGTTGCTCTACAGGCCGTCTCAGCTGACTAtgcaacaaacattacattacaGGATATGACCATGTCAGCAGGGGTGTTCAAACGTCTCGTTAGTATTgtgatacagtcgggacattctGTGAACTGTCAGTTATTGAGCTGTACAATAAAGCCTGAAGAGGAAAATAGACAGCTGAAggtggagatggagaaccagCCCGCTCTTCAAATGGTTGCTCTGCAGCACGTCTCAGCTGACCATACAACACACCTTACATTACAGGATACGACCATGTCAACAGGAGTGTTCAGATGTCTCGTTAGTATTgtgatacagtcgggacattctGTGAACTGTATGTTATTTGAATGTACAATAAAGCCTGAAGAGGACGTGAAACAGCTGCAggtggagatggagaaccaCCCCGCCGTGAAACTTTTGACCCCTTTTCGGCTTGATGTTCGCAATAAATGGTTTATTGCGTTCCACGTCAACGTAAAAG AGTCCACGGAACCGGAAGTGACCCTACAGGCTTCCGGAAGGGACTCCTCTAGCTCTGTCG CGTCACCGGAGCCGGAAGTGTTCTTACAGGCTCCCGAAAGTAACTCCCATATCTCCCTCGGAACATTTCACTGA